The following proteins are co-located in the Apium graveolens cultivar Ventura chromosome 5, ASM990537v1, whole genome shotgun sequence genome:
- the LOC141724363 gene encoding RGG repeats nuclear RNA binding protein A-like isoform X1 yields the protein MLYFFELIYCVWVYQISVKEAKSCEVVHGGGRGDSSFSNSVLLVSQGAIDGSDSGKNVERRGGYGGPRTGSCGGDETRNLRLYELRSRTGHRNEYKREGSGQGNWGSQTDEISQVTEEFSVEGKKNLDAKKPSGEEDAGPGTKYKAGNVTEEKDPEFEIVTQEEFKKDLEEKGKALTFGIETTHFCSCCFGWGSTPIIFQKAQFHLLLSCGWKTCLLLFSSFNCTG from the exons ATGTTATATTTCTTCGAGCTCATATATTGTGTTTGGGTTTATCAAATTTCAGTGAAAGAAGCAAAGAGCTGCGAAGTTGTCCATGGAGGAGGACGTGGTGATAGCTCCTTCAGCAACAGTGTGCTTCTTGTTAGTCAAGGTGCTATTGATGGAAGTGATTCTGGGAAAAATGTTGAAAGGCGTGGTGGCTATGGTGGACCTCGTACTGGATCCTGCGGCGGTGACGAGACCCGCAATCTTCGATTATATGAACTTCGTAGTAGGACAGGGCACAG AAATGAGTACAAGCGTGAAGGTTCTGGTCAAGGGAACTGGGGATCACAAACTGATGAAATTTCTCA GGTCACCGAGGAATTTTCCGTAGAAGGTAAAAAGAATCTGGATGCTAAGAAGCCCTCTGGAGAGGAAGATGCGGGACCTGGAACCAAGTACAAAGCTGGAAATGTGACTGAAGAAAAGGATCCCGAGTTTGAG ATAGTGACACAAGAAGAATTTAAAAAGGATTTGGAAGAGAAAGGAAAAGCATTAACCTTTGGCATAGAAACTACGCATTTCTGTTCTTGCTGCTTTGGTTGGGGCTCAACACCTATTATTTTCCAAAAAGCGCAATTTCATTTGTTGTTGTCTTGCGGGTGGAAGACTTGCTTGTTATTATTTTCTAGCTTCAATTGTACTGGTTAG
- the LOC141724363 gene encoding RGG repeats nuclear RNA binding protein A-like isoform X2, which produces MLYFFELIYCVWVYQISVKEAKSCEVVHGGGRGDSSFSNSVLLVSQGAIDGSDSGKNVERRGGYGGPRTGSCGGDETRNLRLYELRSRTGHRNEYKREGSGQGNWGSQTDEISQVTEEFSVEGKKNLDAKKPSGEEDAGPGTKYKAGNVTEEKDPEFEIVTQEEFKKDLEEKGKALTFGIETTHFCSCCFVLEQ; this is translated from the exons ATGTTATATTTCTTCGAGCTCATATATTGTGTTTGGGTTTATCAAATTTCAGTGAAAGAAGCAAAGAGCTGCGAAGTTGTCCATGGAGGAGGACGTGGTGATAGCTCCTTCAGCAACAGTGTGCTTCTTGTTAGTCAAGGTGCTATTGATGGAAGTGATTCTGGGAAAAATGTTGAAAGGCGTGGTGGCTATGGTGGACCTCGTACTGGATCCTGCGGCGGTGACGAGACCCGCAATCTTCGATTATATGAACTTCGTAGTAGGACAGGGCACAG AAATGAGTACAAGCGTGAAGGTTCTGGTCAAGGGAACTGGGGATCACAAACTGATGAAATTTCTCA GGTCACCGAGGAATTTTCCGTAGAAGGTAAAAAGAATCTGGATGCTAAGAAGCCCTCTGGAGAGGAAGATGCGGGACCTGGAACCAAGTACAAAGCTGGAAATGTGACTGAAGAAAAGGATCCCGAGTTTGAG ATAGTGACACAAGAAGAATTTAAAAAGGATTTGGAAGAGAAAGGAAAAGCATTAACCTTTGGCATAGAAACTACGCATTTCTGTTCTTGCTGCTTTG TCCTTGAGCAGTAA